atcTGTTTTGGCAAAATTgagttttaagcacacctttacagcatgtgtttttcagctgttaattaGAATCAGTGTGCATTTTTCTTAAATGCCATTTAGCCACCCACTCCCTTTAATCTCAGTTTCTTGCATGTTTTAGGGCCTGTGCAGAAGAGCTCACAGATGGTGTCTCACCTAGCTGTATTGTGGTGTTTGTGTGACAAGTATTTCCAGATCTATATCGGAGGGATCTGTGGCTTGCAAGGGAGACACCTGGCTCCGGGAAACACCTCACCTGACGTTGCAGGAAGGCATCTCCTTGTGCCGCTTCCGAAACCACGAGTGTTGGGTGCGCTGGCTCTCCCCTTCGCTGACCAAGCCGTCCTCAGGTGGATCCAAGGCTAGGAATGCAGCTCGagccctctccctctccttcccggTCAGAAGGCGCAGAAGAGCGTTCTGTGGAAAGAAGCCAGAGGTCACCGGTGGACATCTCAAAGGGAGGATCAGTGGATTAATGTAACAATgtaactgttgcactccaggacaggaaaagccctctgactttaaacaccacaacGTTGGCtagggaaacaatccttttattgaagatgattaaaaagcaggaaagtaaaaaccactttaaagaaataggtaaatccaattaggtaggaagataagcaggaacaaagtagtccagagtaaaagtccagcaaagtccataaaaacaaagtcaaaacttcccaaacaatatgcaagaaatcaggaaacatgaactctaggcatgaatataaaagcataaaattcaagaatcaaaaccaagaaacaaaggcacttaaaacatgaattttccacacgaagcttccatgaaacaatgacgagatcttgacttgattccaaacaatgcttcatctgactacagatcctgtacttgggacttttatctcctcattagctatgtctctagcgctcagaaattggtttcgctttagtttaggatctcttatctttttctcttggagcctggcagaacgccgaagccactgtttggctctcctgttttgagtgatctcctcccgtctatctatttgctcattaatttctgcagctgggccaggtgccaagcTGTTCCTtatcatgagaactctctggtaacaattcagagagtacaccatcatccccacacccctcagggacattctcatggggaactacactttgaacagagatctcctggtcattctctgcatcaatatcctggaccaaaccactgccatcttgaaactcattgacatcactccccacatccaaaacaccctgatcctgaaacacaatcacaggctgagctccaacactaaCAGGAAAACCATCCCCAAGACGTGTGGCTACTAGCACCAAGCAATCAAAGGGTTAAGATGCCTGAGTGAGTGCCTAGAGAGGCCAGATCAGGACGACACTTCCGGTCAAGGAACACAATTCCCGTGGGTGTTAACTGAAAACAAGGGGCCTATTATAAGTGGTGACCATGCAGTCAAACTTTCTCTATTACCAACGATCTCCTGCTGTGACtgtctggtggcgcaatgggttaaacccttgttgctcactgaatccggggagtggagtgagctcccacttgtcagctccagcttctcatgcagggacctgagagaagcctcccacaggatgataaaacatctgggcgtcccctggatacgtccctgcagacggccaattctctcacaccagaagtgacttgcagtttcccaaaacTGTCCAAACTGTAAGTAACTGTAGGTTAGctgtaacaataataaacagtGAACCACCAAGGGTTCGCTATGCTGAGAGACAGTGCTCCAGTGTGCTGTTGATTCGCAAAAATAACAGAGGCCGTGAGAAGAGAGCAGAAGAGTAGCGCAACGGAGGATGCATGTTACAGGCGGCTGCTTGTGACTGCAGATAAGAGGAACGTCAGTGCTATCATTCTCGGGGACCCCTCACAAGGACAGTGGAGGGAGTGGCAAGGAAAGGGTGCCTCTGAACATGGGCAAGGTGCgtttaggatcatagaatcatagcagctGGAAAAGGGACCTCATCTAATCCCGCCCCCTCCAGCCAGGCAGGAGGATATTATCCCTGTTTAGACACCCCTAAAGGAagggtgtgctggtacggctgtaccaggagctccaacattatttgctttgtattaaatgtttgcttgcagtccaaggtttcagggattctgcagaaaggtggcttcctttggttgcagtcgcagggcaagtcacctgtccatcatcgttaagttttggttccgccccttgttcagggcaattgggaagggaagggagccatttttatttagtctcagtaaggaaagctaagccaaaggacgtgtacaagcttctcctgtacaaaagcttcaacccttaagacttttttggggggagaacagttttaagagcacccaaagatctccaaagatttccagggaaacagccctaaagctttgaggaatttcggagagtaaacagtttggaagaccaaagaactccagttggagaatctactggccttactggtaggtccactcggtgctcgagatgcagttcgacccggtagtggagcccacatcagtaagacttagattacagtcagcctgggagaagttaaaaagggatttttctttaaagtaaaaaatcagttattgaagacagttgcctgtccctcgtggacatgattaggaagccaccagttgcataaaagtctgaaatcatttatttaactttattgaagacaagagaagtttctgtttgattgttcattaataaaggactttgttatacttcacaagccgtCTAAAGACCATCTGTGGTGGAaaatctctgagaacttctcttcgggggcccctggcttcctgatgggctcaagttgcacgtcctatcttaaaggcaattctttacaggcccagcgcgtgacagaacaaagCGAGTCCACCACCCTCCAAGGCAAGATGTTCTGCAGACTGCCAGGTCTCACAGGGGAAAAGGTCTTCCTCCTGTTGAGGTGGAATCCCATCTTTCTCATTTGCACCCACTCCATTTTCCCCGTCACCCACCTGCGTGCGCCTCCTTTGCAAGAGCAGGATGGACTCGTGGGAGAGGAAGTCCCCCCATTCGACACAGCCCTTCTTTTCTGGGTCCAGCGCTGCAAAGTGGAGGGTAAACAGTTCTTCGGGGCCCTCGCCTTCATTGCTGGTGTTCGGACCCTCGGACTCTTGCTGACCGGCCAGGCGTTTGTAGTTCAGAAACTCCTCCAGGCTGAGTGGGCTCTCTGCAAAAGCAAAAAGCAGGCAAGTAGAAGCAAACATTCGGTCCTCTTATCCTGTGCGGCCAAGACAGTTTGCCACCCATTTGCTTTGGAGGCCTGGATTGTATTTTTAAACATTCgacccaatttttaaaaatacagttgaaggctttcatggccggaatcactgggttgttgtaggtttttccgggctatatggccatgttctggaggcaatttttctcctgacatttcgcctgcatctatggcaagcatcctcagaggtagtgaggtctgttggaagtaggaaaagtgggtttatatatctgtggaatgaccagggtgggacaaaggactcttgtctgctggagctaggtgtgaatgtttcagctgatcaccttgattagcattcaatggcttggaagtgcctggggggaatcttttgttgagagtgatttgatgtgcctgattgtttcccctctgttgttttgctgttgtaatttttgagtttttttaatactgctagccagattttgttcattttcatggtttcttcctttctgttgaaattgtccacatgcttcttgtggatttcaatggctgctctgtgtaatctgacatggtggttgtgagaatggttgtgagaaaacaacagaggggaaacatacaggcacataaaatcactctcaacaaaagattccctccaggcacttccaagccattgaatgctaatgaaggtgatcagctgaaacattcacacctagctccagcagacaagagtcctttgtcccaccctggtcattccacagatttcctacttccaacagacctcactacctctgaggatgcttgccatagatgcaggcgaaacatcaggagaaaaattgcctccagaacatggccatataagcccggaaaaacctacaacaacccattcgaCCCAATTGTTAAAAGTTCCTGCAGGAAAGTTTCCTTTTGGATAAGTAGAATCCCTACTGAATTGGTCCTACACGTTTGGTCCCCATCCCAAGCATTACACCCCTGAAAAGGCATTTCCAGTGAGGTTTTAGCTGACTTACCAGGGGAGAGTTTGCATTTCTTGAAGGATTCGGACAAGAGGCCCATTTCCTCGTCTGTGAGAAGCAGGTTAAGATTGTCCtggaggggggaagaagaagagagttggggtcAGTCCTGCCAAAAAGACAGGATGAATGTATGATTTATAGTCTTCTCCTTCCTCAATCACGCCCTCCCTACGGTGCACACCGGACTGATTGTCTCAGAGGCAAGCTAGAAAAATAACCCATACATAGCAGAGTCCTTATCAGTTGTCAGCAGAGTTTTTACTGCACAGCCTGATCTTGTGCCATTCACTGTTTAAGAAAACTCTTTGACTCAGTTTTCATCCAAACTCACAGGGAAGGCTTTTAATCTGGACACATTGCTTTATGCacagctatacacacacacacacatcagaatCCCTGAATCTCCTGCCAGTCAATGACCTATACAGAGATATACTCATGACGGTAACAGATATCAGCAACAGATGTACAGCAAGAAGCAAGAGAATCATGGCaagagagagaacatatttttgcTGCCTGCTTTTCTGCCCATCTAaaaaatgttaatcaaggtggccaatataGCATGCaggcctagctccaacagacaagagttctttctcccaccctggactttccacagatatataaacccaattttcctagttgccaacgtggacagtctacagacgtcacatgcaactcctggaacgattccatcagcgctgcctaaagaaaatcctgcaaatgccTTGGGACGACAAGCGGGGAaatgccagcgtgctggaagaagcaaagaccaccagcattgaagcgatggtcctccaccatcaactccgctggaccggccacgttgtccggatgcctgaccaccgtctcccaaagcagttgctctactctgaactcaagaacggaaaatgaaatgttggcagacaggaaaagagattgaaagatggtctcaaagccactCTTAATAACTCTGGCATAGAGactgaggactgggaagccctggcccttgagcactccagctggaggtcacctgtgactagcagtgctgcagaatttgaagaggcacgaatggagggcgaaagagagaaacatgccaagaggaagacatgtcaagccaacctcgaccgggaccgccttccacctggaaaccgatgccctcactgcaggagaacatgcagatcaagaatagggctccgtagtcacctacagacccacccccaggataccactcttggaggaccatgttcctcggactacgagggattgcctaagtaagtagttGCCAacgaacctcacaacctctgaggatgcttgccacagatgtaggcgaaacctcaggagagaatgcttctggaacacagccagacagcttgaaaaacctaaaCAAAATCTAGTTACTGGTATTAATAACCACCAGAATCAAGGCAGTTAATAAAGAATGCCACTCAGAAACAGGTGAACaccagacagcaagcaatcaagggccaaaTAACACCTCCCAAGCAGATGAtatctccaggcaacaacagccaggccacctctatgcagataccctcactgattggctttgcaaacttcatggctactcaatgctattcaagcttactaattgcaacattcacgcttgctcaCACAGACAAGGGTCCTGTCGCAACTCAAGATAGATTCagcttgctcaagacaccaccacacaccaaggctgtaggttttgtagtttattgagaaaaagcaaaatcaagcaGAGAAGtaaagatgcaaaagttcaataggcaaaacagagtcttaaatgcaaaggcaaagttcccaagatacAAAGGCAAATATCATGAAGCAtagtcctttagcattggttaaacaagagtccatggtagcaAGACAAGGTCTCCAAAGatcaggatcaaaatcaaagtcccaaggagccagaagctttccgcaaaagccaaggtatttccacagaagttaacaggatataagcaacattggactgacaaagAAGGCCCTTCGATCAAATCATTAAATACGtttccccaacatgaaagcattgcgttgacctctAGATTCACGTTTGTTGGCAAGGCGTTTGCTTCTGCGAACTCTTAATTGTCTCCACTATCTCCAAGGCCAAATAGCTCGTTATCTTTCCTCTGTTGGGCatggtcaccctgggaaccaagaggccctgagctcccagaaggagcctccacctggagctctgaagtttcactatctttatctaaaactGCATTCTtttctctggggaacagaaatgccatctcttcttcagaatcaccACTGTCTGCGTCATTTGTCTCACTAACcggaacatgttcagaaatctataacccatcatcctcctcgtcctgaggaaactcaggctcagaaagctcaggctgaACAATAACAGgtcctttctcccatcctggacattattccataggctatatacactccacttgcctcactgccaactgacctctgaagatgcctatcgacacagatgcaggcgaaacatcaggaaaaaatactactggaacatggtcatacagtctggaaaactcacagcaatgcacTCCTatatccctttcacatgtactgttttcaagccaggtgtcacttcCTTATGCAACTCGACCTTCTATCACCCGCCTTCCACATATCCAGCCCCACGGCttacacaacagtggcagctCCACCCGGTCTCCGTATGGGCAGTCTCCAGGACTTCGGTGGCATTGCCGTCGGGTAGGAAGCCCATCCGGCGCAGGCAGCCGTCGTGGTAGACCCTGGTGCAGACGCGGCAGGGGAGCAGGGTTTCCGCCGTCCAGACCTCGCACACTTCGCACATCTCGTCATTGGTCACCTTGcagggggaaagggagaggaaagtgTTGGAGAAGGTGGAAACACAAGGAGGACATTCTCTGAa
This genomic interval from Anolis sagrei isolate rAnoSag1 chromosome 2, rAnoSag1.mat, whole genome shotgun sequence contains the following:
- the PHF24 gene encoding PHD finger protein 24 isoform X1, giving the protein MCEVCEVWTAETLLPCRVCTRVYHDGCLRRMGFLPDGNATEVLETAHTETGWSCHCCDNLNLLLTDEEMGLLSESFKKCKLSPESPLSLEEFLNYKRLAGQQESEGPNTSNEGEGPEELFTLHFAALDPEKKGCVEWGDFLSHESILLLQRRRTQNALLRLLTGKERERARAAFLALDPPEDGLVSEGESQRTQHSWFRKRHKEMPSCNVSISHVGPISEGSPTTSTSSSKSQEKLLLNPEPEKPSRTINWSTFLRESTIYILAARPNSPAIHLKPSA
- the PHF24 gene encoding PHD finger protein 24 isoform X2 translates to MGVLMSKRQTVEQVQKVSLAVSAFKDGLRERPAAKRKSEGTIITRRGTLEDTVQELKEEDEEEDSEAGSSSAGSSRAAARAAAKAAWERLRDGKGIEPEEFARNRFFSPPAFVRPKRGEQDDDPIEISLEEREQVTNDEMCEVCEVWTAETLLPCRVCTRVYHDGCLRRMGFLPDGNATEVLETAHTETGWSCHCCDNLNLLLTDEEMGLLSESFKKCKLSPESPLSLEEFLNYKRLAGQQESEGPNTSNEGEGPEELFTLHFAALDPEKKGCVEWGDFLSHESILLLQRRRTQNALLRLLTGKERERARAAFLALDPPEDGLVSEGESQRTQHSWFRKRHKEMPSCNVSISHVGPISEGSPTTSTSSSKSQEKLLLNPEPEKPSRTINWSTFLRESTIYILAARPNSPAIHLKPSA